Proteins from one Streptosporangium becharense genomic window:
- the pyk gene encoding pyruvate kinase: protein MTRRAKIVCTLGPATSSPERIRELIAAGMDVARFNLSHGSHELHKEVYDRVREAAEELGRGVGVLADLQGPKIRVGKFEEGPVRLGFGDVFTITTEDVPGDREQVSTTYQGLHKDVRPGDSILVDDGRVRLEVTRIDGPRVTTRVIIGGMISDNKGLNLPGVNVSAPVLTDKDETDLRWALRTGFDIVALSFVRRPSDADVVRNIMEQEGIRLPLLAKIEKPQAVERLPEIIEAFDGIMVARGDLGVELPLEEVPIVQKRAIELCREKARPVIVATQMLESMITAPRPTRAEASDVAYSVMDGADAVMLSGETSVGNYPIEAVETMSRIARAAEVSSLEATHSLDRLPETTGGAIARAAAEVGAIVGAKALVAFTMSGETARRLARYRSPIPLLAFTSAPHVRNQLALTWGVETFEVPFVHHTDDMVRQVEASLLANARLEKGDKVVIVAGSPPGTAGSTNALRVHTIGAAVAHPA from the coding sequence GTGACTCGTCGCGCGAAAATCGTCTGTACTCTCGGCCCCGCCACCTCCTCCCCCGAACGCATCCGCGAGCTGATCGCGGCGGGGATGGACGTGGCCCGTTTCAACCTCAGCCACGGCAGCCACGAGCTGCACAAGGAGGTCTACGACAGGGTGAGGGAGGCTGCCGAGGAGCTCGGACGTGGCGTGGGCGTGCTGGCCGACCTCCAGGGCCCCAAGATCCGTGTGGGCAAGTTCGAGGAGGGCCCGGTCCGGCTCGGTTTCGGTGACGTGTTCACGATCACCACCGAGGATGTCCCCGGCGACCGCGAACAGGTCTCCACGACCTACCAGGGCCTGCACAAGGACGTCCGGCCCGGCGACAGCATCCTGGTCGACGACGGCAGGGTCCGGCTGGAGGTCACCCGGATCGACGGCCCCCGCGTCACCACCCGCGTGATCATCGGCGGCATGATCTCCGACAACAAGGGTCTCAACCTGCCCGGCGTCAACGTCAGCGCCCCGGTCCTGACCGACAAGGACGAGACCGACCTGCGCTGGGCGTTGCGCACCGGTTTCGACATCGTCGCGCTCTCCTTCGTCCGGCGCCCCTCCGACGCCGACGTGGTGCGCAACATCATGGAGCAGGAGGGCATCCGTCTCCCACTGCTGGCCAAGATCGAGAAGCCGCAGGCCGTGGAACGGCTCCCCGAGATCATCGAGGCGTTCGACGGCATCATGGTCGCCCGCGGCGACCTCGGTGTCGAGCTGCCCCTGGAGGAGGTGCCCATCGTGCAGAAGCGCGCCATCGAGCTCTGCCGCGAGAAGGCACGCCCGGTCATCGTCGCCACCCAGATGCTCGAATCGATGATCACCGCCCCGCGTCCCACCCGCGCCGAGGCGTCCGACGTCGCCTACTCGGTCATGGACGGCGCCGACGCGGTCATGCTCTCCGGGGAGACCTCGGTCGGCAACTACCCGATCGAGGCCGTCGAGACGATGAGCCGCATCGCCCGGGCCGCGGAGGTCTCCTCGCTGGAGGCCACGCACAGCCTCGACCGGCTCCCGGAGACCACCGGCGGCGCCATCGCCCGTGCCGCGGCCGAGGTCGGCGCCATCGTCGGCGCCAAGGCCCTGGTGGCGTTCACCATGTCCGGTGAGACGGCGCGCCGGCTGGCCCGCTACCGCTCGCCGATCCCGCTGCTGGCCTTCACCTCCGCCCCGCACGTCCGCAACCAGCTGGCGCTGACCTGGGGCGTGGAGACCTTCGAGGTGCCGTTCGTCCACCACACCGACGACATGGTGCGCCAGGTCGAGGCATCCCTGCTGGCCAACGCCCGGCTGGAGAAGGGCGACAAGGTCGTCATCGTCGCCGGTTCGCCTCCCGGCACGGCCGGCTCCACCAACGCGCTGCGGGTGCACACCATCGGCGCGGCGGTCGCCCACCCCGCCTGA
- a CDS encoding DUF2784 domain-containing protein, with the protein MGYRLIGEATMVVHFLFLVFLAVGGFLAWRWPRLISAHLAVAAWGLLSLTTGVECPLTVVEDWARRNAGQRGLPSGGFIDHYIEGVVYPGEHTVLAHVVVLLLVLVSWSGYLRRRPIVLLSWSGCPRRRPRAGSPPAARQR; encoded by the coding sequence ATGGGCTACCGTCTCATCGGGGAAGCCACGATGGTCGTGCACTTCCTCTTCCTGGTGTTCCTGGCCGTCGGCGGGTTCCTCGCCTGGCGGTGGCCGCGGCTGATCTCGGCCCACCTGGCCGTGGCGGCATGGGGTCTGCTGTCCCTCACGACGGGCGTCGAGTGCCCGCTGACCGTCGTCGAAGACTGGGCCAGGCGCAACGCCGGGCAGCGGGGGCTGCCCAGTGGCGGGTTCATCGACCACTACATCGAGGGCGTCGTCTACCCCGGAGAGCACACCGTCCTGGCCCACGTCGTCGTCCTGCTCCTCGTGCTCGTCTCCTGGTCGGGATACCTGCGCCGGCGTCCGATCGTGCTCCTCTCCTGGTCGGGATGCCCGCGTCGGCGTCCGAGGGCCGGTTCACCGCCCGCGGCCCGCCAGAGGTAG
- a CDS encoding S8 family peptidase, whose product MKRGIRSLAGGTTVLALAATLTVGALGGGSPALAEQNREYLVFYADGARDRALAAIGESGGTALSTEPRLGYVVARGPGSRFVESLAGSDAVEGVSSDRRIGQATSVRVAPAPAKAGPASPRASDIRSVTVVADEPLAGRQWDMKMIGATADGSYATAPGDKKVLVGVIDTGIDGKHPDIAPNFNRELSRNFVVDRPKDPNGKLLDGPCEFKDCKDPADWDDDGHGTHVASTIASPINGLGMAGVAPQVSLVNLRAGLDSGLFFLKPSMEALTYAADAGIDVVNMSFYVDPWLFNCKANPADSKAEQLEQRGVITGMQRALDYARKRGVTLIGAIGNNSTDLGKPKKDTQSPNYPKKTEHDRKINNSCLNVPAESEGVISVSAVGPTKRKAYYSDYGIEQTDLAAPGGDEFDGGKEYDPAKGILAAAPENMLRAQGLITLSGVPKSESVVQDCRNGTCAYYQYLVGTSMAAPHATGVAAILISRFGKPGKGGLTMKPAEVQRLLYSTAERRSCPSPRKYTYDIELLTKETHKCEGSKSRNGFYGHGIVDAAKAAAVTR is encoded by the coding sequence ATGAAACGCGGGATCAGGAGCCTGGCGGGCGGGACGACGGTGCTGGCTCTGGCGGCGACCCTCACGGTGGGCGCCCTGGGCGGTGGAAGCCCCGCCCTCGCCGAGCAGAACCGCGAGTACCTGGTCTTCTATGCCGACGGCGCCCGCGACCGGGCGCTGGCCGCGATCGGCGAGAGCGGCGGCACCGCGCTGTCCACCGAGCCCAGGCTCGGCTACGTCGTCGCCCGCGGTCCCGGCTCGCGCTTCGTCGAGAGCCTGGCGGGCAGCGACGCCGTCGAAGGGGTGTCCTCCGACCGGAGGATCGGCCAGGCCACCTCGGTCCGCGTCGCCCCCGCCCCGGCCAAGGCCGGCCCGGCCAGCCCCCGGGCGTCCGACATCCGGTCGGTCACCGTGGTCGCCGACGAGCCGCTGGCCGGCCGGCAGTGGGACATGAAGATGATCGGCGCCACCGCCGACGGTTCCTACGCCACCGCACCCGGGGACAAGAAGGTGCTCGTCGGCGTCATCGACACCGGCATAGACGGCAAGCACCCCGACATCGCGCCGAACTTCAACCGGGAACTGAGCCGCAACTTCGTCGTCGACCGGCCGAAGGACCCCAACGGCAAGCTCCTCGACGGCCCCTGCGAGTTCAAGGACTGCAAGGACCCGGCCGACTGGGACGACGACGGCCACGGCACCCACGTGGCCAGCACCATCGCCTCCCCGATCAACGGGCTGGGCATGGCCGGCGTCGCACCTCAGGTGTCCCTGGTCAATCTGCGCGCGGGCCTGGACTCCGGCCTGTTCTTCCTCAAGCCCAGCATGGAGGCGCTCACCTACGCCGCGGACGCCGGCATCGACGTGGTCAACATGAGCTTCTACGTCGACCCGTGGCTGTTCAACTGCAAGGCCAACCCGGCCGACTCCAAGGCCGAGCAGCTGGAGCAGCGGGGCGTCATCACCGGCATGCAGCGCGCTCTCGACTACGCCCGCAAGCGCGGTGTCACCCTCATCGGTGCCATCGGCAACAACTCCACCGACCTGGGCAAGCCCAAGAAGGACACCCAGAGCCCCAACTACCCCAAGAAGACCGAGCACGACCGGAAGATCAACAACTCCTGCCTCAACGTGCCGGCCGAGTCCGAGGGTGTCATCTCGGTCTCCGCCGTCGGCCCGACCAAGCGCAAGGCGTACTACTCCGACTACGGCATCGAGCAGACCGACCTGGCGGCGCCCGGCGGTGACGAGTTCGACGGCGGCAAGGAGTACGACCCGGCCAAGGGCATCCTGGCCGCGGCCCCGGAGAACATGCTCCGTGCCCAGGGGCTCATCACCCTGAGCGGCGTCCCGAAGAGCGAGTCGGTCGTGCAGGACTGCCGCAACGGCACCTGCGCCTACTACCAGTACCTGGTCGGCACCTCCATGGCCGCCCCGCACGCCACCGGCGTCGCCGCCATCCTGATCAGCCGCTTCGGCAAGCCCGGCAAGGGGGGCCTCACCATGAAGCCCGCCGAGGTCCAGCGCCTGCTCTACTCCACCGCCGAGCGGCGCTCCTGCCCCTCGCCGCGCAAGTACACCTACGACATCGAGCTGCTGACCAAGGAGACGCACAAGTGCGAGGGGTCGAAGTCGCGTAACGGCTTCTACGGCCACGGCATCGTCGACGCCGCCAAGGCCGCCGCCGTCACCCGCTGA